One segment of Terriglobia bacterium DNA contains the following:
- the hfq gene encoding RNA chaperone Hfq: protein MNADEANLQNDFFNRARKEHRTVTIFLTNGKRLTGRIKSFDKFTLLLEGPHGELMLFKHAISTVSVTGDAEAWVHPDDEAAHRDAQGRTDRPAARST, encoded by the coding sequence ATGAACGCAGACGAGGCGAACCTTCAGAATGACTTCTTCAACCGCGCGCGGAAGGAGCACCGGACCGTCACCATTTTCCTGACCAACGGGAAGAGGCTGACGGGACGGATCAAGTCGTTCGACAAGTTCACCCTCCTGCTGGAAGGGCCCCACGGCGAGTTGATGCTCTTCAAGCACGCGATCTCGACGGTCAGCGTCACCGGCGATGCGGAGGCGTGGGTCCACCCCGACGACGAGGCGGCGCACCGCGACGCCCAGGGCCGGACGGACCGGCCCGCCGCGCGCAGCACCTGA
- the miaA gene encoding tRNA (adenosine(37)-N6)-dimethylallyltransferase MiaA gives MRRAGGEGTSSLPGPPEGRAGRGPRPDPEVDAGRAGREAIRLLVVVGPTGTGKSETAVLLAERLGGEIVGCDALQIYSGFDVATGKPSTDWRRRAPHHLVGVADPRRDFSLGEYVRAADVAILDIVASGRVPIVVGGTGMYLRGLLRGVIESPGRDAALRQRLRSMAARHGTMRLHRWLSALDPVSAARLPPADTQRIVRALELALGGGGTWSRRLSGQGTWSSGRERYGSLKVGLDMDRGLLWERLAARVDGFFAAGLVDEVRSLLADGVPASANAFRAIGYREVLAALLAGKDPEAFRDAVKSSTRRYAKRQRTWFRKEGGIIWLDAAEGPERLAVRVGSRWHEAP, from the coding sequence ATGCGGCGCGCCGGTGGAGAAGGGACATCATCTCTGCCGGGACCACCTGAAGGCCGCGCTGGACGAGGCCCGCGACCGGACCCGGAAGTCGATGCAGGCCGGGCCGGACGCGAAGCGATCCGGCTTCTCGTCGTTGTAGGGCCCACCGGGACGGGCAAGTCCGAGACCGCCGTGCTCCTGGCGGAGCGGCTCGGCGGCGAGATCGTCGGCTGCGACGCGCTGCAGATCTACTCCGGCTTCGACGTCGCCACGGGAAAGCCCTCCACCGATTGGAGGCGACGGGCCCCGCATCACCTGGTGGGCGTCGCCGATCCCCGCCGCGACTTCAGCCTCGGCGAGTACGTCCGTGCGGCAGACGTGGCGATCCTCGATATCGTCGCCAGCGGCCGCGTGCCCATCGTGGTCGGGGGGACCGGCATGTACCTTCGGGGCCTCCTGCGAGGCGTCATCGAGTCCCCCGGACGCGACGCGGCGCTCAGGCAACGCCTTCGCTCGATGGCGGCGCGTCACGGGACCATGCGGCTCCACCGCTGGCTGTCGGCGCTGGATCCCGTCTCGGCGGCGAGGCTTCCCCCGGCGGACACGCAGCGAATCGTACGCGCGCTCGAACTCGCGCTGGGGGGCGGCGGGACCTGGAGCCGCAGGCTCTCGGGGCAGGGGACGTGGTCCTCCGGACGCGAGCGGTACGGCTCGCTCAAGGTAGGTCTCGACATGGACCGCGGGTTGCTGTGGGAGAGGCTCGCCGCACGGGTCGACGGCTTTTTCGCCGCGGGACTCGTCGACGAGGTCCGTTCGCTGCTCGCGGACGGGGTGCCGGCGAGCGCGAACGCGTTCAGGGCCATCGGCTACCGGGAGGTCCTGGCGGCGCTCTTGGCCGGGAAGGACCCCGAGGCCTTCCGCGACGCGGTGAAGAGCAGCACCCGCCGCTACGCGAAACGTCAGCGCACCTGGTTCCGGAAGGAGGGGGGCATCATCTGGCTCGATGCCGCAGAGGGGCCAGAGCGTCTCGCGGTCCGGGTCGGTTCGCGTTGGCACGAGGCGCCCTGA